The DNA segment GTGAGTGATGCTCCACGTGAGGTGGTGGTGGGATTTGAGAAGGGAGTCCCTGTCACTCTCGATGGCACCGATATGGCTGGGCACGAGATCCTCGCCATGCTGAATGCGATTGGGGGCGAGTATGGCTACGGGAGAGGCGTTCATGTCGGCGACACGATTCTTGGAATAAAGGGACGGATTGCGTTTGAAGCACCAGGGATGTTAGCGCTCATCCGAGCCCATCAGGAGCTTGAAAAGATTGTCCTCAGTAAGAGCCAACTCGAATGGAAGCAGACCGTTGCCCAGACTTATGGCACGTTCATGCACGAAGCGAAGTGGTATGAACCGCTCATGAGAGATCTGGAAGCGTTCTTTGATTCTTCACAACAGAAAGTCACAGGGTTAGCGCGTCTCCGGTACGAGAAGGGGCACTGCATTATCACTGGTGTTCAGGCTGATAAATCAGCCCTCTCTGCGGGAACGCTCTACGGGGAGGAGTCCTCTCTCTGGAGTGGAGAAGAAGCCCGTGGTTTCTCAAAGATTTACGGCATGGGGTCTGCCATCTTGCATCGGATCGGGTAAGATCTACGTCGGCTCGAAGGAAGAAAAGGAAAGGAGTTCTCGTGGTCAGTAAGACAGTCTCTGAGTTTGTTGTTTCACCCCAGCAGATGCAGCTTGATATGAAGATGGTTGCCTCAGATATCTGGGGAACAAGAGCACATGTGTTGATGCTTGCACGAACGAAAATAGTTTCGCAAAGTTCTGCAGTAGCAATTCTGCAGGCGCTGGCGGACATTGAGCGGTTGAACGAGCAAGGGAATTTTTCGATTGATCCAAATCGAGGAGCACAGCTTACGCTCGAAAAAGAGATCGTCGAACGGGCAGGAGAGAAAGCTGGTCTATCAGCGCATACCGCGCGGAGCCGTAACGACCAGGTGATGGTAACGGAGCTCCTCTTCTTGCGGGAGGAAGCGTGTGAACTTGCGATACAGTTAGAGCATGTAATCAAGCAGCTCATAACCTTTGCAGAAGAGCATATTGATTGGGTGATGCCCGGGTATACCCACATGCAGCCAGGGAAACCAACAACGGTTGCACAGTGGTGTCTTATGTACTGTGGGGGGTTTGTTCGTATTCATAAAGCGCTTTTCTCGCTCTTATCGCGCTATGATCAGTGCCCTCTTGGCTCAGTAGAATCATTCGGTACTTCTTGGCCTATTGACCGCGAGTATACGGCTGAGCTTCTTGGATTTGAAAAGGTGTGGGAAGTGCCACTTGATGCGATCAGTCACCGAGGCTTTTTCCAGTACGAGTTGCTGCAGATACTTTCCGTTGGTGCGATAGAGCTTTCAAAGTTTGCAACCGATACCTTACAGTATGCGACGTTTGAATATGGATTTCTCGAGTTGGGAGACTCTGTGGCACAACGACTTCACCCAATTACGGGAAGCTCAGTCATGGCACAGAAGAAGAATCCCGATGCCCTCGAATTACTTCGAGCATCTGGGAATCAGGTCGCAGGCTCGATGCTTGCAGGCTTTGAGCTCCTTTCAGGACTTCCAGCCGGATACAATCGAGATGCAAGAGAGTTAAAAGAATACGTGGAACTCGGGCTGAGGAAGTTCAAAACTGGGCTGGGAGTGCTCACAGAAGTACTCGGGAGCATGCGCTTTCACCGTGAGCGTATGGAAGTGCTCGTGAAGCAGAACTATTCCTTAACGACAGACGTAGCTGATTTTGTTTCGCAGACGACTGGTCTGCCGTATCGGCTCGTGTATAAGATTGTAGGGCAGGCAGTGAACGATCTCATGGAGAGAGGTCTTCCCTTGGAAGACCTTCGGGAGTCAGATCTGGTGCGTTATGCCGAGGAGCTCGGCACTTCGCTCAGTGTGAATCCAGAGGACCTCAAAGAGGTCCTGAAGCCTCAAGTGGCTCTATCTCGGAGAAAGCACCGTGGGGGACCAAGTGAGGAGGCTACCAAGCTCTCTGTTGAGCTTTTCGTGAAGGAGTGGGAAGCGTGCAAGGGGGCCCGTGAGGGTGTCCGTCTCAGAATCCAAGAAGCTGTCCATCGGACTGCGAGTGAAGTGGCTCGTGTTCTTGGGGAGAGTGAAAGAGTTTCAGAATGAATGTAATCGAAAAGCTACAGGCTCTGATTCAGATACCTTCAGAGAGTTCCCATGAAGAAGCAATAGCACAGTGGCTCTTTCGTTATCTGAAAGATGCTGGTGTTCAGCCGGAGCAAAAAGAGAATAATGTTTTCTGTCGCATCCCCGGAAAAAATCAAACGAAAGCAATAATCTTCAATGGACATACGGATACCGTTTCGGCTGGAACGCTGAGTGAATGGGGTTATCCCCCCGTGGGAGCAGATGCTGGTGTAGTTGCAGATGGTCGAGTATATGGGCTGGGCGCGAGTGATATGAAAGCGAGCCTTGCCGCTTTTTTAGAGCTTGTGGATCGATATCGAGATGAAGTGCCGCCGCTTGATCTATTCTTTTCGTTCGTGCGAGAGGAGGAGACGACAGGACGGGGGTCTCGCGAATATGTGCAATATTTTCAAGAGAACTGGCAGAGTCGTTATGAAGATGTCATTTGCATTGTTGGTGAGCCAACGGGATTTGAGTACATAGAACTTGGAAATCGTGGAGTGCACCATGTTGAGCTTGTCATTGAAGGGGTGGCTTGCCATGCCTCTCAAGCAGCGGGGAAGACCACCAACGCTCCTGAACTTGCATTTGAAGCGATGAGCCGAATAGAGGAGCTCAAGAAGGAGTGGGGGAAGTCATTTGTGCATGAGCAGTTGGGCAAGCCAGCGGTAACGATGACAGGGATCCGCTCAAGTGAGAGTTCTGTGAATAGTGTTCCGTCGTCTGTGTTACTTCGGTGGGATATTCGAACTACGCCAGAACTACATCCTCAGGTGAAGAGTCTTATGGAGGATGCGCTCGGCGATCTTGGGAAGGTGGTAGGATTACGTGATCCGTGCCAGTGTGCATTTTGTCCGATAGATAGTTCGCTTGTCCGTGCGTTTGAAGCGGCACATCCCGCAGTTGAGCACCGAATTGCACGAGGGGGGAACGATTGTGGTAGTTTTATCGAAGTGGGGATTCCTGCGGTGACATTTGGTCCTGGCAAAAAAGAAGTCATTCACCAGATGGATGAGTATGCTCCTGTGCAAGAGCTTGAGCGAGCGTGTGAGGAGTACGACAAGGTTATTCAGGCATTTGCTTCTTGTCGATGAGAGGAACGGTGTAATCGCTAACAAATTGATATTTCTGACAAATCTAAATTTCCATATCCGATACTGCCCATAGCGATCGTATCCCTCGAATGGTACAAGAAAGGGAGGTCTTTTCGTTTCAGTAATTAGGGATATGAACACACATCAGAAAGTAACAACCGAGAACCTACCAGCGGGGAATTCCTGTGGCCCGTTCGCTCGCTGTTTCTTCTCGAACATGGTGGACTATGCAGGCCTTTTCCCTCCAGCTGGTCTTCCGCTGGAAGTGGCAGTCAAGAATTTTCTTAAGTACCGAGAGTCTTCATCCAGTTGGATCCTCTCTCGGTTCGTTATTACTGCCGAATCTTTCCGTTCGCTTCAAGACGATCTTCTGGCTCATTTCTCTGCGGACAATCCATTTCGGATTTCTCTCCTTGTCGGAGATTCTGATAGCGAAATTGCTGAAGTCTTCTCTCTTGTCGAACGCAGTGAGGGGCGTGTTCTGTTGGATATGATTGAGTGTCGAATTCAAGAGCATAGCAATAGTCTTGACGTGTTGCGTAACAAACATGAATTTCTTATCAGTAGTCACTTCGCAGAAGGTTTATCCTCAATATTCTTCGAGCTCGCTCTTCACTCGGACTGGGAGGAGAGCATGAAAAAAGTCGTAGAGGAAATAGCAGCGAGGAATAGTGAGTCGAGGCTGCTTTCTGGATTTAAGTTGCGTTGCGGTGGAATACAAAACCATCTCATCCCTTCCCCGGAGAGCATAGCGATAACCCTTGAAACGGTTTCGGCTCACGCAGTTCCTATCAAGTTTACGGCAGGGTTACATCATCCCTTTCGACACGCTCCACGCTCAGAGGAGGGAGGACGTACAGAGTTAGTTCATGGATTTTTTAATGTCTACTTCGCCGCACTCGTTGCTTTTCTTCGCAATGAGCCAGCCTCAGCACTTGTTCCTATTCTCAGTGCTACCGTTCTCAGTGCTACCGAGGATAACGTGGAACTGCCAGTCTTTGACGCATCCTCGGTCTCTTGGTTTGGGCATCGTCTCCTGTTTTCTGAGATAGAGAAGGCTCGGCACGAGCTTGTGCTTTCGTTCGGGAGCTGTAGTTTTGAGGAGCCGGTGATGGATGCAGAGAATCTCGGTTGGATGAAACAATAAGGGAGCAGAAATTCGTGGTACAAAAGTCATTTGTTAAGGTTGCAGAGAGCTCTCACTTTCCGATTCAGAACCTTCCGTATGGAGTGTTTTCTCGTGATGGAGGCGCACCGCATATCGGGGTTGCCATCGGAGAAGAGATACTTGATCTGACAGTACTCCAACAAAAAGGAGTTCTGGAGGGAGACTATTTTCAATCGCCTACCCTGAATCGGTTTATGCAGGAGGGGAAAAGTGAGTGGCAAAAAGTAAGGCGTACAATACAACAGTTGCTTGATGAGAGTTGTGCAATCATCCAGTCAGATGCCTCTTTATTGAAAGAGGTTCTTGTAAAGCAGAGTGAAGTTCAGCTCTTACTCCCGATCGAAATTGGAGACTATACTGATTTTTACTCCTCGAGAGAACACGCAACAAATGTCGGGAGCATGTTCAGAGATCCGAATAACGCCCTCCTTCCGAACTGGTTACATGTTCCCGTAGCATATCACGGACGGGCAAGTTCGGTTGTGATCTCTGGGACCGATATCCGTAGACCATGTGGACAAACGAAAGCTGATGATAAGGAGCTCCCGTCTTTTGGGCCGTGTCGACTCATGGACTATGAGCTCGAACTTGGACTGATCATCGGGAAAGAGAACGCACTCGGTGAGCCGATTTCAATACAAGAGGCAAACGATTATATATTCGGCATGGTGCTCGTGAATGACTGGAGCGCGCGTGATATTCAGAAATGGGAATACGTACCACTCGGCCCATTCCTTGCGAAGAACTTCGCAACTTCTATCTCCCCGTGGATCGTTACTATGGACGCCTTGAAAGAGTTTAAGGCTGCTGGTCCCAAGCAAGATCCTGAGCCGCTTCCGTATTTGCGTCAGGGGGGAGAGAATGGATTTGACATCCAGTTGGAGGCATATTTAACGACTCCTGATCTCAGGCAGCCTGAAGTGATTACCAGAACGAATGCGCGCAATCTGTACTGGAGCCCTGCCCAACAGATTACTCATCATGCTAGTAATGGCTGTAGTTTACGGGTAGGGGATTTAATAGCCTCAGGAACTATCAGTGGAACGGATCCTGATTCTTATGGCTCGCTATTAGAGGTAACATGGAAGGGGACTCGCCCAATTCAACTTCCTTCAGGGGAAACGCGTACCTTCTTAAGAGATGGAGACACCTTAACCCTCTCAGGGTATGCAACAGGGAATGGCTATACTATAGGGTTTGGAG comes from the bacterium genome and includes:
- the argH gene encoding argininosuccinate lyase; protein product: MVSKTVSEFVVSPQQMQLDMKMVASDIWGTRAHVLMLARTKIVSQSSAVAILQALADIERLNEQGNFSIDPNRGAQLTLEKEIVERAGEKAGLSAHTARSRNDQVMVTELLFLREEACELAIQLEHVIKQLITFAEEHIDWVMPGYTHMQPGKPTTVAQWCLMYCGGFVRIHKALFSLLSRYDQCPLGSVESFGTSWPIDREYTAELLGFEKVWEVPLDAISHRGFFQYELLQILSVGAIELSKFATDTLQYATFEYGFLELGDSVAQRLHPITGSSVMAQKKNPDALELLRASGNQVAGSMLAGFELLSGLPAGYNRDARELKEYVELGLRKFKTGLGVLTEVLGSMRFHRERMEVLVKQNYSLTTDVADFVSQTTGLPYRLVYKIVGQAVNDLMERGLPLEDLRESDLVRYAEELGTSLSVNPEDLKEVLKPQVALSRRKHRGGPSEEATKLSVELFVKEWEACKGAREGVRLRIQEAVHRTASEVARVLGESERVSE
- a CDS encoding M20 family peptidase; its protein translation is MNVIEKLQALIQIPSESSHEEAIAQWLFRYLKDAGVQPEQKENNVFCRIPGKNQTKAIIFNGHTDTVSAGTLSEWGYPPVGADAGVVADGRVYGLGASDMKASLAAFLELVDRYRDEVPPLDLFFSFVREEETTGRGSREYVQYFQENWQSRYEDVICIVGEPTGFEYIELGNRGVHHVELVIEGVACHASQAAGKTTNAPELAFEAMSRIEELKKEWGKSFVHEQLGKPAVTMTGIRSSESSVNSVPSSVLLRWDIRTTPELHPQVKSLMEDALGDLGKVVGLRDPCQCAFCPIDSSLVRAFEAAHPAVEHRIARGGNDCGSFIEVGIPAVTFGPGKKEVIHQMDEYAPVQELERACEEYDKVIQAFASCR
- the fahA gene encoding fumarylacetoacetase, which gives rise to MVQKSFVKVAESSHFPIQNLPYGVFSRDGGAPHIGVAIGEEILDLTVLQQKGVLEGDYFQSPTLNRFMQEGKSEWQKVRRTIQQLLDESCAIIQSDASLLKEVLVKQSEVQLLLPIEIGDYTDFYSSREHATNVGSMFRDPNNALLPNWLHVPVAYHGRASSVVISGTDIRRPCGQTKADDKELPSFGPCRLMDYELELGLIIGKENALGEPISIQEANDYIFGMVLVNDWSARDIQKWEYVPLGPFLAKNFATSISPWIVTMDALKEFKAAGPKQDPEPLPYLRQGGENGFDIQLEAYLTTPDLRQPEVITRTNARNLYWSPAQQITHHASNGCSLRVGDLIASGTISGTDPDSYGSLLEVTWKGTRPIQLPSGETRTFLRDGDTLTLSGYATGNGYTIGFGEVSGKILPACIDEQLIVER